Within Wyeomyia smithii strain HCP4-BCI-WySm-NY-G18 chromosome 2, ASM2978416v1, whole genome shotgun sequence, the genomic segment aagaggaagaaCGCGTTAATGCCTTAACTAGCGAAAAAAAGAAACTACAaatcaatattcaagatttggAGGAACAGCTGGAGGAAGAGGAAGCCGCTCGTCAAAAACTGCAACTTGAAAAAGTTCAATTGGATGGTAAACTGAAAAAGATGGAGGAAGACATTGCCTTAACGGAAGATCAGAATCAAAAGCTTCTTAAAGAGAAGAAACTTCTGGAAGAACGCGCCAACGACTTATCCCAGACTCTCGCCGAAGAAGAAGAGAAAGCCAAACATCTCTCCAAACTAAAAGCGAAACACGAATCTACCATTGCTGAACTGGAAGAACGCCTGCTCAAAGATCATCAGCAGCGTCAAGAATCGGATAGGTCGAAACGAAAAATCGAAACCGAGGTCGCCGATCTCAAGGAGCAGATAAACGAGCGTGCAATGCAAATAGAAGAAATGCGCCAACAACTGTTCAAGCGTGAGGAAGAACTGGCCCAGACCTTAGTGCGTGTAGATGAAGAATCCGCAGCAAAGGCCGCGGCCCAGAAGATTCAGCGTGAGCTGGAATCACAGTTGGCAGAGATACAGGAGGACTTGGAAGCGGAAAAGCTTGCTCGCTCCAAGGCTGAAAAGCAGAAACGCGATTTAAATGAAGAACTGGAAGCCCTCAAAAATGAACTGCTGGATTCGTTAGATACTACGGCCGGTGAGTTTAACATCATTTGgtaaatttatattttcttgATAACATTTTTTCCTCTAATTACATTCAGCTCAACAAGAGTTACGCTCTAAGCGTGAGCAAGAAGTTGCCACTCTAAAGAAAACTTTAGAAGATGAAGCTGCTAATCACGAAGGACAAATGTCCGACACACGCCATAAACACGCTCAGGAGCTCTCTTCAATCAACGAACAGTTGGAGAATCTGAAGAAGCTGAAGGCTAGCTTGGAAAAGGCGAAGCAAACCTTGGAGGCAGAGAACGCTGATTTGGCTACCGACCTGAGAAACGTAAACCAGTCGCGACAGGAAAACGATCGTCGTCGGAAACAAGCGGAATCGCAGGTTGCCGAATTGCAGGTGTGTAACTATGCTTGAACTAAACTTTTCTTTAACGGTTTTTTTCGATTTATCCTAATTGATTGTTATGAGTTTCAATTAATTTCTCATGCATGTAACCAAATGGTTTTTTCGTTAATTTGAACTTTATTTTGTGGGTATTGTCCCACGCATGCACAGGATCAAGTTGAGTATTTGCATGTACTGTTTCGATTCCGAATGCGACTATTTGTGGCGCGAACCCGTTTGCTGGTGCAACTAATCTATCTCTTCTTTCAAAAGGTTAAACTGGCCGAAGTAGAACGTGCACGTGTCGAACTGCAAGAGAAAGTGAGCAAGCTGCAGCAAGAGACTGATGTTATAACCCAGCAGTTGGACACGGCCGAGCTCAAAGCCTCTGCGGCCATGAAAAGTGCTACTAATATGGAGAGTCAGCTAACGGAAGCCCAACAGCTATTGGAGGAGGAGACCCGCCAGAAGTTGGCTCTTAGTTCAAAACTGCGACAGCTGGAGAGCGAAAAAGAGGCACTTCAGGAGCAGTTAGAAGAGGATGAAGAGGCAAAGAAAAACTATGAGAAGAAGTTGGCTGAATTGAATTTCACTATTCAGGACATGAAAAAACGTTCGGAGGAAGAGTGTAAGTTTTTCATAGTATTTATTTTGCAACAGTGAGTTAATTGATTTATTTGATAATAGCTGACCTTGCCAAGGAACTGGAAGAatccaagaaaaaaatgaacaaagacCTCGAAGTTTTACAACGGCAGATCCAGGAACTACAAGCAACAAATGATCGCTTggacaaaagtaaaaagaagaTCCAGTCGGAGCTGGAAGATGCTACAATCGAGTTGGAAACTCAGCGGACCAAGGTACTTGAACTGGAAAAGAAGCAGAAGAACTTTGATAAGGTGTTGGCCGAAGAAAAAGCAGTTAGCGAACAGCATGCCCAGGAACGCGATGCAGCCGAACGGGAAGCTCGTGAGAAGGAAACAAAGGTTCTTTCACTGACTAGGGAATTGGATGAGGCATATGAAAAGATTGATGATCTGGAAGTCAAACGCAAAGCCCTTCAGAATGAGCTGGATGAGTTGGCTAATACACAAGTAAGATTTCTCATTTGAGCATATATGTAGGTTATAACAAAAACTAACAATTTCAATAATTACAGGGTACAGCCGACAAGAATGTTCATGAGCTAGAAAAAGCTAAGCGTGCGTTAGAGAGTCAGCTAGCTGAATTGAAGGCACAAAACGAAGAACTGGAAGATGATCTACAGCTCACAGAAGACGCTAAACTACGGCTAGAAGTCAACATGCAAGCTCTTCGTACTCAGTTTGAACGAGATGTACAGGCGAAGGAAGAACAGTCGGAAGAGAAACGCCGCGGCTTGGTAAAAGCTCTTCGAGACTTGGAAGCTGAGTTGGACGAAGAACGCAAACAACGAGCGGCGGCGGGTGCAGCTAAAAAGAAGCTTGAAGGCGACCTTAAGGATATCGAGGCGACTCTAGAAATGAACAACAAAATCAAAGAAGATGCACTGAAACAGGCTAAGAAACTACAAGTTCAAGTAAAAGATGCCATCCGGGATGCAGAGGAAGCTAAAGCTGCAAAGGAGGAGCTAGCCGCTGTCAGTAAAGAATCAGAGCGCAAGGTTAAGGCTTTGGAAGCAGAAGTCATGCAGCTTTCGGAAGACTTTGCTAGTTCGGAACGTGCCAGGCGAGCGGCGGAAGCCGAGCGCGATGAACTTTTGGAAGAAATTAATTCTAACTCGAACAAGGGTTCACTGATGATCGACGAAAAACGGCGACTCGAACTTCGAATCGCTGGTCTTGAAGAGGAACTAGAAGACGAACAGTCTCAGAACGAACTGCACGTCGATCGGCTTCGTAAGGCGCAACTACAGATCGAACAACTTTCCACCGAACTGCAGGCTGAAAAATCGAACTCGCAGAAATACGAGAATGTTAAAACAGGCCTCGAACGACAGAACAAGGAACTTAGAGCCAAACTATCCGAGCTCGAGACTGCACAGCGCACGAAGGTGAAAGCTGCCATGGCAAGCTTGGAGGGTAAAATCGCCAACCTTGAAGAACAACTGGAAAATGAGGCCAAGGAAAGACTCACAGTTCAGAAGGCCAACCGTAAGCTTGAAAAGAAGATTAAGGAGCTAACGATGAACATTGAAGATGAGCGGCGACACGCTGATCAGTACAAAGAGCAGATCGAAAAGGTAACCAATTAGCGAAGTTTCGACAAAATACCAtactaatatttttcatcacttCTTTCGCACAGATGAACAACCGCATGAAGATTCTGAAGCGAAACTTAGACGAAGCGGAAGAAGAAATTCAGAAAGAAAAGACCCAAAAACGCAAGGCGCTTCGTGACTACGAAGACATGATCGAGAGCCATGATGCGCTTTCGCGTGAAGTTAATTCGCTCAAGACAAAAATCAGGTAAGTTTTCTATGCCCAGCTAATACATAATCGAAACTTAGCGATATCTAATGTTTTCTATCGTCCAACTCGCAAACCGTGAACAGTTCACGAAAAGATTGAAATTATACCCAACATTCGCACATAAAGCGATAGTAAACTGCAATCAGCTCatcaaagcagaaaaaaacaacaacgtgaaatcaatttttcctGTCCGGTCTGTGTTGATTTTCTATTTTAATTGTTACAGTGTAATAGCGAACAACTAGTATTGTTTTTTCAAGGCTGTTAAATATTTCCAACCTCAAAGCTGTGACGTTTTCCGCAAAAAAGGTAACACCTTAAAGTGCATACTACCAGAGATCCCACTTGTAAGTGTTATGTTACATATGCCAAAGCACAGCGTATTTGATGCAATGTTAACTATTCCCTTGAAATGATTGTTGCGTCCTGCTATACCCTTACACATAATAAGTGGTGTTTCTTGTTGTATTTGCTTTATGGTAACATATTCTTGTACTAGATGGACAAAGAACTTGTTTAGTACTTTTATGACATTCAATCTGCAGCACTATTGCATTCGTAACCTTACTTTGACACGCAACACGGTGCTTTTCCATCTAGAAAATCCAACGTGGAACTATGTTTTTCCTAACCACTGTGCATGTGTTTATGCATTGCGTTTTTCATTCTTTTCTACCTCAAAACACTGGTGAAgtcaaaaacaaagaaaaacgtGTACATTTGGGCGATCATAATTTTGCCAGCTGCATCGAAATAATTGGTGTCTGAGCTTAGCTGGGTTGCAAAGATAAATATTGTAAAACGGTTGTCTGTTCACAGTGATAGTCTTCGTTTTCATTGTTCCAAcctgttgttaagatgaacatAAAAGGTGATTAGGTCCTATTGATCAAGATGTGCATCAAATTAATGGTCAAATAAGTTGACTAAGAAACAGTTCGTCGTAtatttatttagaaaaattCCATACACATTGATTTAGTAATCATAACAAGTTACAAATTTAGTTACATATTTATCGCAATACATTATTCTTTCGCTTGTATAATTTATTCCAATGACATATACAAAAAGTTTAAAGAAAGTAATATCGAAGTATATAATAAAACACCAAGCAAATAATAATGAATAACGCAAATCTTAACAAACTTTAAAACACGAGccggttttatttttgttacgcGACATAACAACATAACAAAACTCCAAGATACAATGTTCCGATGCTGAATTACCAATTTACCCCAATTCCGAATGGCATAACCATCGTGTGCTGTTTGTTATAACCCTGCAACAATGTTTGTGTGTGCTACCCTCTAGTGGTTTTTCTCCCGGCTCAAAATAATTACATGAAATTGTTGAATGCTCATTATTTTCCTTATTGCAGACGCGGCGGCATCGGTGTAAGTTCATCCAGGTTAACAACACCGAAGCGCGAGAATGACTCCATTGTCCAGGATGAATCACTCGATGGCGAAGACAACAGTAACTGACCGACGATCAAGTCTTCCAGGTATCTATCCAACTATTATTAGTGGTCAACAGGGGAATACATGAGTACAGAGTTGAACGAATCATTTTTGGAATTGTTTTAGTCAGAATAGGCCAGCCGTCAAGCAAACAGCATTAGAAACGCGCGAATCGAGCGAACGAGAACGAGTGTCGTTTTTATCTAAAAAATCAGTAAAATCAACTGAAACCCCGTACGTGGATGTTAATGGTTAAATGTTGATGACGCGAAAAAAAACATCATTGTTGTAATAAAACTTTTCTATGCTTCTCATTCAAGTTACTTACGAAAAAGAAAGCAGAGCAGAGAAAAGTTTTCCCCTATTTGCATATATTTAGAAGCAAGATATGAAATAGCAGTGGGATTGATACACTCCCTGAAGAGTCAGTTGGAAAGCGCAGCGAACCATGTTTACTTAGTAAGAGAATAACAATttccagaataaaaaaaagaaaactaatTAAAAAACAGGAATTCAACAAATAAGCCAACTCCAACTATCAGTTCACAAACAACCCAACAGCATGTATCAAATTTACGTTCATTGAGCCACAAACACACGAAGCAATGTTAGTATTCGATTAAACCAGAATTAAAGCTGAGAAGAAACGGTCGACGAGTAGGACTAAAATAAATACATTTTTAGCAAAGTAGAATGGATGCAGGATGTTTTATACTATCAAAATGCGAGAGAAAAAATCATAACAAGCAAACTGCGCAGCATTTAGATTCGTTTATATATGTTacgaaaatttattgtttttaatgAATATTATCAAAAAATTCATTCTTCACTTTTTGTCTTAAATATGATTAAGTTTCAACATATCTTTTCCAATCTCGTTTGATTCCGTAAAAAAACAACATACACATTAAAAACGTACGCCACATTTCAAGAGAATAATTCCATTTTTGCGTTCTTCTGATCAAACGAATCAAGCAAGCGggaagtaaaaaaaatctactGCTGCCTATAAGTAAATTTCgctttttattattatatacTATTGATTAACAAGAAGGGAAGTCTCTAGTTGAAATCAGAAccgttgaataaaaaaatattgcagataAAACACAAAATACTGAGTTGTTCTCCAAGTCCTATCCAGATGACATATACTCTTACGAGAATGGATGGATTGCGATCTGAAGCTGtataaattttaaattctgaTCGAATCGTTTGTAGAAGATTGATCAATGCCGCTTTAGAGCTATTTCACGCTCTACTACTTTTAATGTTATGACACTTGATACGTAACAAATTGTTGATCATGTGGCCATAGTTCATAATTCCGCTAAGTTTCTTAGCCACACTCGAAAAAATGTGTTCTCTTGTCGTACACTTATAAATGAAAGTAAACTCATTGCAGAAGCAGTATTATTTATGAAGTTTTGAGGTCATCTAAATCGCCTCACTCGAAACATCTAGGCGAGTCAAGTCTACTCTACTGTATAGATTTGTGCTGTTTGAGAGGCTCCCAACTAATGCCTtgattttctattttcattGGTGTAATTGTATAAAATTACATAGAATAATTAAAATCGTTCGAAAAAAGACCACTTCACTTCAGTTTCGAGATATAGAAAATTTGTCTTAGGTAACCCATTTTGTTTCAGCCAAATCTATAGAAGTACCTATACCTACAATATAAATCTACACAAGGTTGCAAAGTACAGCAAGCTCTGTGCCAATATGGGTGTGGTACTCGAATTTCATCAGAGCATGCGAAGCTTAAACATGTCAAAATTTTGGAGGAGGGGAGTTGGGAACAGGCCTCCTTCGACTCTATGCTGTGGTGCTTAAAAAATCTTTTCCGGAAACAAAAATGTATGTTAACTATCGTTAAGTAACCCAATTCAAATTTCTCCATTATCGTTAATCATCAGAATCAATTTTTGTCTATTACTTTGTTGTATGCGGATAAATTGTGTTTTTATGAAACCCCAATACTCTTGTTAATGTATCCAGCTTATTTCCGTTTCATTTCAATTTATATTTTCGACGTTTCGTTAACCCAGCTTTGTATGTAATTTCATCGACCGTTTTATTTTGTTATCGTGGGTAATCAAGGTATTCAAGACTATCATCGTCATTCCAATACATATATGCAAAACTGACGTTGAAGAAAGACACAGAGCCCCTTCTtccgtagaactacgttttactttagcataccacacagggatgcaaactaaaaacctgggacgaaatttgtcccttttcaaatgcggttagttttcaaccgattttcttcattcttgcagcaatcgattggaaaattatacacgcatctgcccaactgcagaaaaatgatgtttgaatctacgaactctacataaacatttcaaaaggtcctatctgcttttctggtttttccggagcatcttttcattttggtaatgattcagctttagtaactctcccaagcgtggttttcgttctgaaggctagagtgatcccttcgctatcaacttgtgcaaataacttatcataaaaggtgttaaataagttgtggtgattgaatgaaagtgatcgatcaaaaaatcgatcaaagcagataggaccttttgaaatgtttctctagaactattgcactattgaaaattgtcaagccttgttgagcaacaggcggtggtcagagtcggagactgcaccatcacctcgaagcgatccctgaagctcttgggggttatggtggacgacaagctcacgttcgggagtcacgtcgactatgcctgtaagagggcctcatcggctattgcagcactatctcgtatgatgtccaatagctcagcggtttatggcagcaagcgaagacttcttgccagcgtggtttcgtccatacttaggtatggtgggccagtgtggtccagagcgctaggtactaacagttaccgtggtaaactggaaagtacctacaggctcatgtgcctgagagttgcgagtgcgtatcgtacggtgtcatacgatgcaatctgtgtcttgtccggcatgatgcctatcagcatcgccatcaaggaggacagagagtgtttcgaccaacgtgacacaaggggcatacgaggtaccagaaggtcattctcgatgctccgctggcagcgggaatggtccaactccacaaagggcagatggacgcaccgactcataccggagatatccggctgggtcgggagacgacatggtgaagtaaacttccacctgacacaaatcctgtcaggccatggttgtttcaggcaatatctgcacaggttcggacacgcggtgtcccccatgtgtcccgagtgcgtggaggaggaggagactgctgagcatgtcttcttcgtatgcccccgtttcgcaagagcgaggagcaacatgatggctgtgagcgggcctggcactactccggacaatctagtccggaggatgtgcgacgacccggacatctggaacgcggtctgtgcggccgcctctcagattgttctggagctgcaacgtgtgtggcgggtcaaccaccaacacgccagtggtagcttattaccagtctccaggtagttagctaggaggttataagagtaaagagggtgcatcacgcacaaaagccactccccgacgtaatacttaaccgtcgttctgggaagaccagggctggagactggaggggttttagtgggtcgggacagggatcagtaggtgtctgggcgagtgtaactaccccagcatctctcccctagtctcatccccacaccctgagttctcttctcaggtgtctgtttgcagatttccccgccacctttaaaaaaaaaaaaagccttgttgaaataaaaataacgtcctctaattggtcgcttgcttgctgtgtgtgtatgatatggtatcatgtgtgtatgtgtgtatggtataatgatatgatatgatgtgtgtgtgtctatgatatggtatgatttgtgtgtgtgtgctgtgtatggtttttggtgcttattacggaagtcacttcacggtgaaatcagagtgaagtgaacaaaatcctattacgggactcacgtaagtgagaaaaacgtagCAATGTGACATCTGCctcggaatctgggttattatgagtgtcatatcagttaagtgagaacggaaaaagcgacgtgtcgcgtggaattatttcacgaccattttgaacggtgaaatgattccacgaagatgccataagtctcaAAGTTGATttatttgtgatctaatggtaaatattggatttattcttcagtaacgaaacgaattagaatttgatccgtgccttaaagcggtaaaattttcatttttctcgcctcgatgaaaaaaatgcaaactagttcaggaaattttcgataccaaaaaaaaattttttttgatgccgaatgtcttagaaatgcagaacacgtcaagatctggtgttatctaaaaaagaaaaaaaaagactttctgggacttagagatttttgagctgggaaacatcctcatttcacttgtcctattctcaatttcacttcactgtcagtctcactccacggaggtgatttttgtcacctcacttgaggtggaatcgggaataggtcttaGAAAGTGAAGTGAGCCTGAGAGtggaatatatttcaccgtgaagtgactcccgtaataagcacctttaACTCGAcacgatctgctaactgctgaatacggttcacgaaattcacaacccttcattagtagacattataactcattacccaagtaaaaatattggttttatcaaagttttatagcgctcaataaagccgctataaaactttgataaaaacagttgtgttactagggtaatgaagcactcaatgcatttgttaatagtgtacgtagttctacgtcatttatgcggtcgtgtcttggatacagcttcctacttttttttgttgggttttaaaccactgtggcTATTATTTTAAACTATTGTAGCGATCCAGTGATTAAGATTTGTtgcatttcaaaaaaattcacctcGTTTACTGTTCAATTCAACAAACACGTGCATAACTATAAAAAACGTaactttcgcaaaaaaaaagaaataaaacgaTAGAACATAAAAAAGGGGAAATAAGGACAACGACTGTTTTTGTTCTTCAAGAAAATGTTTGAGTGGATCATCAGTCATCAGTTCCCAAGGCAGAAATCAAACTCTCGGAGCTTTTTATTTCATGACTCTGGCCTTGACTGTGGCCGAATTGTTGTATTATTTCTCACTATTTTTACCACAAATACACATAACGAGACGACGAGTTATGATAGTTCCACCACTCTTTACAAATATCTTGTATTCACAGGTTCGACCCTTAAGTAGTACTTGTATGGTTCTGCGTAAGTAGCGTTCGGTATTGTTAGAGAGTACATATTTTAGTTTAAACACATTTCTGCCTGCTGCTGTCGTGCTTTCCAGTTAATATTAATTACATCAATTCcatttgatcaaaaaaaaacaaaattatatgGCTTATGGTTGTTGAGACAGGCAAAAAATTAGCGGTCCACACAAACAATAAATAATAGAACATGCGAGAGCTGATGTCAGGACAGGCAGTACGAGAAACAGAACGCGACAGAGTTGATGTATGTTTAAATTCGTGATAAATGCTGGAGCAAATTGCAGGGCCAAATGGTTTCAATCCGTTCCTTGACAAAGTGGAACGGCAGAGAAAACCAATTAAGTGTGGTGCTTGCAAAAATTCCCATGGACTCCGGATATTGATGAGTAAGCAAAGCTAGCAGAGCCGTTATTGAGCATAGACCAGCcgtaaaaagtataaaaaaggGCAGTTCCTTTTTTGGATACACCGAAACTTCGTGGAACGTGGGGAGAAGCTCTCGATCTGCACATTCCGTGCATGTTGGATAAGGATAAAACAAATGACCGCGCTCCAGCGGATATGGAAGCATCCGAAATGTACCCTCCCAAGTGCAATGTAACAAATTTAATACCCCTTCGACGTTTTTCCAGTGCTGGAGgtgaaaaaatgcatatgccAAAGCTTCTGAATCTCCACGTTTCAGAATATGCTCGGGTGGGAGGATAAGCTGtttcatttcaagcaaatatttgggCACATGGGGATTGAATTCTACCGCTCGATGTATTGCCTCTACTGCACTCATCTCAGCTGGCGTTAATCCTCGCTTCGAAGCTATATCCGGTGAGAATTTTTCAGCAACAACCCGAGCTTTCAACAGAGCGGCCGTATAACATATAGTCGCTGATTTAGGAAGAGATATATCATCGTATTTGGCAAGAACTGCTTGGCAATCTGCGTAAGCTTGCATTTCCAGCAAAGCTTCTAGTAGATTCTCGTGAATGTTTAACACGTTCATGATCGGAGGAATCTCTTTTGTAAGATCACGGAACATTTTTACCGCTTCCTTTAATTTTCCCAATTTCCGGGCACACATGGCTAATCGTCGTTTAATATATATTAAAACATTAGTGTCACGGCGGAAAATTCCTTCCATAATAAGACCCTGATGCTGGACGgcctgtgattttttgtagtttCCTTCGGCGACCTTCAAAGCAGTACGAAGAATGCGTTCCGCCTCAATTATGGTGGTTGCTTCCTCTTCTGCCAGCAGAATGTAAGCAGGTGCACATTCCGGATTGATTTCAATTGCGTTGTTGGCGGCCTTAATACGTACCATTGGATTCCGCTCGCGCCACGCTGTTTGCATAATCTCGTATTCCGCTTTCCCAGCGTCACCTAGAGTTTCGTGAGACAGAGAAACAAATCAAAACTTAACTTATATTATACTGCATTAAACAAGCTACCTTCGCACGtgaaaaatgtttgatgatCCTGAGCGGACAGATTCATATCGTAAAAGGTTAGTGGCTCCTTTTGAGTAGCCCAATAGAAACGTTGATACTCGGCTCCACGCAGTAGGTTCAATGGATTCCGCCAAACTTTGCACTCGGGCATACTCTGTGTAGGTGGCGTGGTACTTGTGCTGCTTTCCGATGGCGTCTCCCCACCGCCAATCCATGGGCTGATGTGATTGATTGAAACTTGCTCTGCAAACAGAATGACGTTAAGAaatgtgattaaaaaaaaactttatagcGCAAAACTTTCAGAGGACTATCCGAAATCTATTGACTTTACAATCTGAGAAAATATATCGAATTCCATATGACAAAAACCGCTTGTAGAAGACGTTTGGAAGGTGTGAATTCCTCAACTGTCATGTTTAACATTTGTATACATTATACCTCAGCATTTCAATACCTAATAGAGTTAATTTTACCATTCACCCTGTCATTGCTACTTACCAATAAATGATGTTCCATACTTTCGGAAATACCACCATTCAAAGATCAGAATTAGACCAGAAATCAAGCTGGATGTTCCAGTCAGAGCTACGTAAAATTTTGGAGTAACTGCGggaacaaaaaattatttaaattcggTTGTTTGCTGTTACTGAAGCGAACTACTAACGTGTACTAAGAAACACGGACGAGTCCCACATTATAGATCACACGGGACCGAATGTGACCAGAATGAACAAACACTGTTGTTTTGGATTATGAGACGTGTAACACTATTGCACAAACAACTGGAGTTGGGTTTCAGATTAAAGGAAACGGATCACTGTACAGAACTTCCTgaatttattaaatattttaaacaaaaccgACACACTAGTACGTGAaaaacgaaacttttttttgttttacaacaGAGAAATTGACAGCTGTGTTTCGTTGTTGTTGGTATTTTCCCTTTTTGTCGTTTTCTCTTTCAAGGGAGCATTCGTATATTATGTAATGCGGTATTTGGCAATTTCCAGAATACCTTTCCAATCGTGCagaggtgaggaggaaacttactaacacttgcacgcgccCTTTTGCTCGCCCCGCTCTGCCCAGAGTTGATcccaaatagtgacgtagcttTTTGGGTTCACCATTGagttcgtctagttgtttacatttgaagcatttactaacACTAGAAAAATGCACTCTCCTCCACACATCTCTTTTAT encodes:
- the LOC129719458 gene encoding myosin heavy chain, non-muscle isoform X2 — its product is MADDLRDRNDPELKYLSVERNSFNDPATQAEWTQKRLVWVPHETQGFVAASIKGERGDEVEVELAETGKRILVLKDDIQKMNPPKFDKVEDMAELTCLNEASVLHNIKDRYYSGLIYTYSGLFCVVVNPYKKLPIYTEKIMEKYKGIKRHEVPPHVFAITDTAYRSMLQDREDQSILCTGESGAGKTENTKKVIQYLAYVAASKPKGSVAAPSPALIIGELEQQLLQANPILEAFGNAKTVKNDNSSRFGKFIRINFDASGYISGANIETYLLEKSRAIRQAKDERTFHIFYQLLAGASPEQRDKFILDDMKTYPFLSNGNLPVPGVDDHMEFQATVKSMHIMGMTEEDFNSIFRIVSAVLLFGSMKFKQERSSDQATLPDNTVAQKIAHLLGLSVTDMTKAFLTPRIKVGRDFVTKAQTKEQVEFAVEAIAKACYEKMFKWLVNRINRSLDRTKRQGASFIGILDMAGFEIFELNSFEQLCINYTNEKLQQLFNHTMFILEQEEYQREGIEWKFIDFGLDLQPTIDLIDKPGGIMALLDEECWFPKATDKTFVEKLATAHTMHPKFMKTDFRGVADFAVVHYAGKVDYSATKWLMKNMDPLNENIVSLLQGSQDPFVVQIWKDAEIVGMAQQALTDTQFGARTRKGMFRTVSHLYKEQLAKLMDTLRNTNPNFVRCIIPNHEKRAGKIDAPLVLDQLRCNGVLEGIRICRQGFPNRIPFQEFRQRYELLTPNVIPKGFMDGKRACEQMIKALELDNNLYRIGQSKIFFRAGVLAHLEEERDYKITDLIVNFQAYCRGFLARRNYQKRLQQLNAIRIIQRNCAAYLKLRNWQWWRLYTKVKPLLEVTKQEEKLVQKEDELRQIRDKLDNLSKSSQEYEKKFQQALEEKTHLAEQLQAEIELCAEAEEGRARLAARKQELEELMQDLEARIEEEEERVNALTSEKKKLQINIQDLEEQLEEEEAARQKLQLEKVQLDGKLKKMEEDIALTEDQNQKLLKEKKLLEERANDLSQTLAEEEEKAKHLSKLKAKHESTIAELEERLLKDHQQRQESDRSKRKIETEVADLKEQINERAMQIEEMRQQLFKREEELAQTLVRVDEESAAKAAAQKIQRELESQLAEIQEDLEAEKLARSKAEKQKRDLNEELEALKNELLDSLDTTAAQQELRSKREQEVATLKKTLEDEAANHEGQMSDTRHKHAQELSSINEQLENLKKLKASLEKAKQTLEAENADLATDLRNVNQSRQENDRRRKQAESQVAELQVKLAEVERARVELQEKVSKLQQETDVITQQLDTAELKASAAMKSATNMESQLTEAQQLLEEETRQKLALSSKLRQLESEKEALQEQLEEDEEAKKNYEKKLAELNFTIQDMKKRSEEESDLAKELEESKKKMNKDLEVLQRQIQELQATNDRLDKSKKKIQSELEDATIELETQRTKVLELEKKQKNFDKVLAEEKAVSEQHAQERDAAEREAREKETKVLSLTRELDEAYEKIDDLEVKRKALQNELDELANTQGTADKNVHELEKAKRALESQLAELKAQNEELEDDLQLTEDAKLRLEVNMQALRTQFERDVQAKEEQSEEKRRGLVKALRDLEAELDEERKQRAAAGAAKKKLEGDLKDIEATLEMNNKIKEDALKQAKKLQVQVKDAIRDAEEAKAAKEELAAVSKESERKVKALEAEVMQLSEDFASSERARRAAEAERDELLEEINSNSNKGSLMIDEKRRLELRIAGLEEELEDEQSQNELHVDRLRKAQLQIEQLSTELQAEKSNSQKYENVKTGLERQNKELRAKLSELETAQRTKVKAAMASLEGKIANLEEQLENEAKERLTVQKANRKLEKKIKELTMNIEDERRHADQYKEQIEKMNNRMKILKRNLDEAEEEIQKEKTQKRKALRDYEDMIESHDALSREVNSLKTKIRRGGIGVSSSRLTTPKRENDSIVQDESLDGEDNSN